In Mycteria americana isolate JAX WOST 10 ecotype Jacksonville Zoo and Gardens chromosome 5, USCA_MyAme_1.0, whole genome shotgun sequence, one DNA window encodes the following:
- the GCH1 gene encoding GTP cyclohydrolase 1 — protein sequence MEAARSCNGYARQERPPSPSASPSAGAEKPRVPPGGGSGDGWRGERPRSEEDNELSLPSLAAAYTTILRSLGEDPERQGLLKTPWRAATAMQFFTKGYQETISDVLNDAIFDEDHDEMVIVKDIDMFSLCEHHLVPFVGKVHIGYLPNKQVLGLSKLARIVEIYSRRLQVQERLTKQIAIAITEALQPTGVGVVIEATHMCMVMRGVQKMSSKTVTSTMLGVFREDPKTREEFLTLIRS from the exons ATGGAGGCGGCGCGGAGCTGTAACGGGTACGCGCGGCAGGAGAGGCCGCCGTCGCCCTCCGCCTCCCCGTCGGCGGGCGCCGAGAAGCCACGCGtcccccccggcggcggcagcggggacggcTGGCGGGGCGAGCGGCCCCGCAGCGAGGAGGACAACGAGCTGAGCCTGCCCAGCCTGGCGGCCGCCTACACCACCATCCTGCGCTCGCTGGGCGAGGACCCCGAGCGGCAGGGGCTGCTGAAGACGCCCTGGAGGGCGGCCACCGCCATGCAGTTCTTCACCAAGGGCTACCAGGAGACCATCTCGG atgtTCTGAATGACGCCATCTTTGATGAAGATCATGATGAGATGGTAATTGTGAAGGACATAGACATGTTCTCATTGTGTGAGCATCACCTCGTTCCATTTGTTGGAAAG GTACATATTGGCTATCTTCCTAACAAACAAGTACTTGGCCTCAGCAAGCTTGCTAG GATCGTGGAAATATACAGTAGAAGATTACAAG TCCAGGAACGCCTTACCAAACAAATTGCAATAGCCATCACAGAAGCCTTACAGCCCACTGGAGTTGGAGTGGTTATTGAAGCTAC GCATATGTGTATGGTAATGCGTGGGGTACAGAAAATGAGCAGTAAAACAGTAACCAGCACAATGTTGGGGGTATTCCGGGAAGATCCAAAGACCCGTGAAGAATTCTTGACACTCATCAGGAGCTGA